TTTTCATTCAGTAGCTGACGGTACTTTTCAAGCGCATCCTGAACAAGGAAAGACATCAGTCTCTTCGTATTACTCACATAAGCTGTTTCCAGATATATTCTGTAAAATTTTTCCCATTGCGGAATAATATCCAGGAGATGGTAAAAACTTTCATGACTAATGTAATATACCTCTGAATCCTCCACGGCCTGAATAAATTCGTCGGAGGGCTCAGAAGTAATAAAACTGGTTAATGCTGTTGCAAACTGATTTTCAAATGCAAAATATCTTGTGGAATCCTGTCCCTCTTCATTAATAAAAAATATACGAAGACAACCGTTTACGACAAAAAATGTCCGTTGGCTGTGCTGTCCGTTGGTAAGGAGTGTCTCATTCTTTTTTAATTGAACACATTTGAAATAAGAAAGAATGGTATTCAATTCTTCATCCGTTACTGATATTCTATTTTTAATATATGAAGCTAAAAGTTCCTGCATGTAAGCAAAAGTAGTGATAAAAAGGTTTTGCTTGCTGTTTTTATCTAAACTGTCCGGATATTTTCTGCCTGTCCGGCTTTCCAGTATGAGCATATATATAAACCATGAGGATCCCATTGCAGGATTGTTTTAAAATAATTACGAAGTTCATGCACCGTTGTGTATTCTGCGGCGATATACACATATTCTTTCAAAACTCCGGGTGGAAACTGAACAGATTTCACAGCTTCTGCAAGTTTGCTTCCTTCTTCCGGATGAGGATTGTGAAGCCATTCTACTGATATATCTGCTGCAGAACACAGAATAAGTTCATCTTCTTTGCTTGCCACCTCTAATAGTATTTTTGCTGATACGTAAGAAGGAAACTGCTCAGCAACAGCACAAATGACAGGCAATGCTGTTGCATCTCCCCCCAGCAGATAAAAATCGGCATCGGGAACTAAAGGTCTTGTACTTTCTTTCATCCCTATTTCCAAAGAATCACCAGGATTCGCTTGTAATGCCCATGCAGATGCAGGCCCGTTATCACCATGGGCAACAAAATCTATAGTTAATTCCCGGTTTTCAAGATCAATTTTTCTGTTAGTATATGTTCTGATTAAAGGAGTATTTCCTTCTTCAACAGGAATAAATATTTTATTATTAGAACCAGAGTGCACATGGGTTAACAGACCAATCTGATCTTCATTGATTTCAAACACCACACGGATAAGATGTGGAGTGAGATACTGTTTACTTTTAATGATAAATGCAGAACGTATTTTTTTCGTTTTTTCTGCCTGAGTGATGATAGAATTTTCCATTTTTATTTTTTATTACCTAGTAGAATAATCATAGATACAATACAGCTGATACCCCCGAAAAGATACACTGTCTGATAATCAAACCAGCCTGCAATCAGTCCGGCAATTGGCCCTGCTAATCCTAATGAAAGATCAACAAAAGCAACGTACGCTCCCAATGCTGTTCCTCTCATTTGTGGTTTTACTTTTTGAATGGCAAGAACTCCCAAAGCCGGAAAGACCAATGAAAATCCAACCCCGGTCAACCCACATCCGATAATGGCTAATGTTTTGGAAGCAGACATCCATATCAGTAGTTGTCCTGCCACTTCGATAATCAAAGAGATGAAAGCAATCTTAAGACCTCCGTATTTATCAGGAAATGAAGCAAATAATACTCGGGTAAGAACGTAGCATATTCCAAAAATTATAAAAGCAAGTGAAGCATCTCCCCAATTCTTTTGTGAGAAAAATAAAGCAATAAAAGAAGCAATACATCCAAAAGCCATTGATGAAAAAGCAAGGCTCAGCCCCTGGCCTGATATTGCACCGATCACCTTGTAAAAAGGCGTTCGCACATGATCTTTATCTACAGGAATAGAAGGAAGTTTTGCAGTAGAAAGCCAACTTATAAGGGGAAGCAAGGCTATAAGGATAAAAGCAGGCAACATATTAAATTCTTTACTCAACCAGATGCTGACAGGAGCTCCGATTGCAATTCCTGCATACATAGCAATACCGTTCCAGGTCATCGCTTTTCCAGAATTAGAGTGTCCTACCAGCCCTATTCCCCACGTTAATGCTCCGGTAACCAGAAAGCTTTCGCCAATACCATGAATGATTCTTGCTGCTAACAGAAAGATAAGTGCCATCAGCGGATGAGCTTGAAATAGTACTGCAAGTACATAAACAACCCCGGCAATAACAGCTAATACCACACCAGACATTTTACTTTTCTTGGCACCTCTGGTATCTGTGATTTTTCCGGAATATGCACGGGTTAAAAGTGTTGACAATGATTGGAGACCAATAACAAGTCCTACAATAATGCTGTCAAAACCTAATGTGTTCTGGACAAATCCGGGAAGTACACCCAGTGCAATTCCTATCGTAAGGTAAACTCCGAATACCGAAATGATAATGGGAGCAGTCGCCTGGTAGAAATTAATAGTCTGTCCTTTTTCTAATGTTATACTCATAAATTTTGTTTAAAATATTCGGGTACAAATGTCACTGAACAGTCAACACGAAACTTTGATTTAGATCAAAAAATGAAAAAAAGTTACTCTTTTGATTCGGAATAATGTTGTAACGTTTTGAGTTCCTGATGCACGGTTGCTGTCCAGAAATCCAGT
This is a stretch of genomic DNA from Chryseobacterium tructae. It encodes these proteins:
- a CDS encoding Crp/Fnr family transcriptional regulator gives rise to the protein MQELLASYIKNRISVTDEELNTILSYFKCVQLKKNETLLTNGQHSQRTFFVVNGCLRIFFINEEGQDSTRYFAFENQFATALTSFITSEPSDEFIQAVEDSEVYYISHESFYHLLDIIPQWEKFYRIYLETAYVSNTKRLMSFLVQDALEKYRQLLNENPVVVRRLSNKMVASYLNISQETLSRLKSKL
- a CDS encoding siderophore-interacting protein; this encodes MENSIITQAEKTKKIRSAFIIKSKQYLTPHLIRVVFEINEDQIGLLTHVHSGSNNKIFIPVEEGNTPLIRTYTNRKIDLENRELTIDFVAHGDNGPASAWALQANPGDSLEIGMKESTRPLVPDADFYLLGGDATALPVICAVAEQFPSYVSAKILLEVASKEDELILCSAADISVEWLHNPHPEEGSKLAEAVKSVQFPPGVLKEYVYIAAEYTTVHELRNYFKTILQWDPHGLYICSYWKAGQAENIRTV
- a CDS encoding MFS transporter; this encodes MSITLEKGQTINFYQATAPIIISVFGVYLTIGIALGVLPGFVQNTLGFDSIIVGLVIGLQSLSTLLTRAYSGKITDTRGAKKSKMSGVVLAVIAGVVYVLAVLFQAHPLMALIFLLAARIIHGIGESFLVTGALTWGIGLVGHSNSGKAMTWNGIAMYAGIAIGAPVSIWLSKEFNMLPAFILIALLPLISWLSTAKLPSIPVDKDHVRTPFYKVIGAISGQGLSLAFSSMAFGCIASFIALFFSQKNWGDASLAFIIFGICYVLTRVLFASFPDKYGGLKIAFISLIIEVAGQLLIWMSASKTLAIIGCGLTGVGFSLVFPALGVLAIQKVKPQMRGTALGAYVAFVDLSLGLAGPIAGLIAGWFDYQTVYLFGGISCIVSMIILLGNKK